From Oncorhynchus keta strain PuntledgeMale-10-30-2019 chromosome 25, Oket_V2, whole genome shotgun sequence, one genomic window encodes:
- the LOC118358566 gene encoding RING finger and transmembrane domain-containing protein 2-like, with translation MQRRHSSNTDGMPSERSRSQTLGSESSLDEGGVFDCLKPDSPTSPQQLFSGLVGVGVPSGSGVPSANFQAAGLVLGTPPDVFIQMTASSREEGGPHRSECGPYLPRPPPHHHHNHHHFHQPLQHRTSGERHGNREEASEDPSTPAPALSELKPVVTWLQRGFPFILILLAKVCFQHKLGIAVCIGMASTFAFANSSFKHQVSLREERSVVVALWMIMFLSGNIVYLYYTFSAEELYNSLMFAKPNINSFDFFDLIWAVGITDFVLKYFTIGLKCFILFLPKILLAFKSRGKFYLVIEELSQLFRALVPIQLWYKYIMGEDPSTSYFLGAMLIISYSLCKVT, from the exons ATGCAGAGAAGACACAGCAGCAACACGGATGGCATGCCCTCTGAAAG gAGCCGTAGCCAAACCCTTGGATCAGAAAGCAGCCTGGACGAAGGAGGTGTGTTTGACTGCCTGAAACCTGACTCGCCCACCTCCCCCCAGCAGCTCTTCTCCGGCCTGGTTGGGGTCGGGGTTCCCTCGGGATCTGGTGTGCCCTCCGCAAACTTCCAGGCGGCTGGTCTTGTTCTGGGGACTCCTCCAGACGTCTTCATCCAGATGACTGCCTCCTCCAGGGAGGAAGGGGGGCCACACCGCTCTGAATGTGGGCCCTACCTCCCCCGTCCGCCCCCGCACCATcatcacaaccaccaccacttccaccaGCCACTACAGCACCGTACATCTGGAGAGAGGCATGGGAACAGGGAGGAGGCCTCGGAAGACCCCTCTACACCGGCTCCGGCCTTGTCGGAGCTGAAGCCTGTAGTCACCTGGCTACAGAGGGGGTTCCCGTTCATCCTGATCCTCCTGGCTAAAGTGTGTTTTCAGCACAAGCTCG GTATTGCTGTCTGTATTGGGATGGCCAGCACGTTTGCCTTCGCCAATTCATCATTCAAGCACCAGGTGTCACTACGG GAGGAGAGGTCTGTGGTTGTAGCTCTCTGGATGATCATGTTCCTATCTGGAAACATAGTGTATCTCTACTACACATTCAGTGCTGAGGAGCTGTACAACAG tCTGATGTTTGCAAAGCCCAACATAAACAGCTTTGACTTCTTTGATCTAATCTGGGCGGTGGGGATCACCGACTTTGTTCTCAAGTACTTTACAATCGGCCTGAAGTGCTTCATCCTGTTTCTACCCAAGATCCTCCTGGCCTTCAAATCCAGG GGTAAGTTCTACCTGGTGATAGAGGAGCTGAGTCAGTTGTTCAGGGCCTTAGTGCCCATCCAGCTGTGGTACAAGTACATCATGGGAGAGGACCCGTCCACCAGCTACTTCCTAGGAGCCATGCTCATTATCAGCTACAGCCTCTGCAAGGTAACGTAG
- the LOC118358567 gene encoding SREBP regulating gene protein: MVLRRLLRKRWVLGVVFGLSLIYFLTSTLKQEERTIRDRNLLEARDPDHRIPWKVRFNLGNSSRQITQCRNSIQGKTLLTDELGYVCDRNDLLVNGCCNVNAPSSRQYICKSCLANGCCNIYEHCVSCCLQPDKQPLLESFLNRAADGFQNLFTAVEDHFELCLAKCRTSSQSVQHENTYRNPQAKYCYGESPPELLPI, translated from the exons ATGGTGCTAAGAAGGTTACTGAGAAAACGTTGGGTGCTAGGTGTGGTGTTTGGGCTGTCTTTGATCTACTTCCTAACCAGCACCCTGAAACAG GAGGAGAGAACCATACGGGATCGCAACCTGTTGGAGGCCAGGGACCCGGATCACCGGATCCCATGGAAAGTCAGGTTCAACCTGGGCAACAGTAGCAGGCAGATCACTCAGTGCCGGAACTCCATTCAGGGCAAAACGCTGCTCACAGATGAACTGG GTTATGTGTGTGACAGAAACGATCTGCTGGTGAATGGTTGCTGTAATGTCAATGCCCCCAGCTCAAGACAGTACATTTGTAAAAGCTGTCTGGCCAACGGCTGCTGCAACATCTACGAGCACTGTGTGTCCTGCTGCCTCCAGCCTGATAAG CAACCTCTTCTAGAGAGTTTCCTCAACAGAGCTGCAGATGGCTTCCAGAACCTATTCACAGCCGTGGAGGACCACTTTGAGCTGTGTTTAGCCAAGTGTCGAACTTCATCGCAG AGTGTCCAACATGAAAATACCTACAGAAATCCACAAGCAAAATACTGTTATGGAGAAAGTCCACCTGAACTCCTGCCTATATGA